The following is a genomic window from Antechinus flavipes isolate AdamAnt ecotype Samford, QLD, Australia chromosome 3, AdamAnt_v2, whole genome shotgun sequence.
AGAATTTTCTTTAACCTTCCCTCTGAGGAAATTCATCCTGTCTTCTGTCTCGTTtgtatagttgtttgcatgttgtcttcacAATTAAGACTGTAAAGTCTAAGAGAATAGGAaccatcttttgcttttctttgtatgtctAATGCTCAACAAAGTACCTAGTACTTTCTAGTAGTACTAGTACCAGGCACCTAGTACCTATGTTTATTGTCTGATATTGATACTGTATGATATTGTCTAATTGAACTGGTGGTTGACCAGTTCAACTATATTTTGGAACTCCTTGTCCAATTACTGCCCAAAACACCTCTATGGTTGGGTGGGAGATGACTCCTACCAAGCTCATTCTCTcctagtccaggggtcctcaaactacggctgcgggccagatgcagcaactgaggatgattatcccccttacccagggctatgaagtttctttatttaaaggcccacaaaacaaagtttttgtttttactatagtctggccctccaacagtctgagggacagtgaactggccccctattttaaaagtgtgAGGACCCCTGTAACCTAGTCAGATGTTGCAGAAGGTTATAGAGAAATCAGGAGACTGACATGACCTCAAATGTGTTGCTTAATTAAAACTAGGCCCTCAATGTTACAtgacaaatcttttatttttccttcattcactCTATTCACAGAGCAGGGATTCCAAATATTCTCAAGCCTTTACATACTCCCATCTTCCTTTTCCATAGAGAAACTTGCTTCCCTGCTTTAGTGAGCATGTGAGAGCCatgtgaaagttttttttctctctactcaaTCTGAAAATTCTTCTACagcattttctttctgttttcctttctgagAAAGAAGTAGCTCCTCTTGCCCAAGCCAGTTGCTCTAATTCACATACCAGATCTCAATTCGTCCTCTGGGAGTTTTTTCCCTCACAAACCAATTTCTTCTTACCCATGAGGGCAGCTGGTGATGCCATAAtgcattgggcctggagttaagaagacctgagtttcaatctgGCCATATATACTtgctagcagtgtgactctggacaagtcattttacctctctctgcttcagtttccttatctataaaatggagatgttttctcaggattgttgtgaggttcatTCATattgtgagataatatttgtaaaatgcttgacATGGTACCTAACACAAACAAGGTGCTATCTAAgagcttattcccttcccttctttattaattcattctttgATTATCCCTACCAACATGCACAGATACCACTatcttaagaaaaacaaaaacaaaaacaaaccttaaCTTGGTCCTTCTATATCTTCAAACTaccatcctatttttttttttttctttcacagctaAAATTTTGCTACAAATTTCGATTTGTTAACTTCTCCCTTGGCTTTGTTGACACTGCTTTTCTTCTTGTCCTATCATTCCTTCTCACCCTCTTTGCTGGATCATCACTTATATCCCTCCTTTCCACTAAATATAAGtatagcatatgtttaacctatattgctgtgtataggagagaggaaagaaggggaaaaaaatgagaacacaaggttttgcaagggtgaatgttgaaaattatctttgcatttattttggaaaaaaaaaaacagttattattaaaaaaaataaacaatccaGGTGAGTGGTAATAAAGGCTTGTATTATGGAATTGGCAGcaggagatgaaaagagaaaagtgaagggAGACATTATGGAAGAAAAGTCAGATAACAAGGGAGATTTGAATGAAAAGGCAGTTGTGATGACCATTTTGAATTATTTGAACTGACAATCATATAGAAGAGACATTAGATATTTAGAACTAATAGATATAAGTTATAGGGAAATACAAAAGTGTGTTATAATAGCAgaattgtttaaaataataatggtaagaGCTCCAAGTATCAAAAATATTCAGGAGTAGGAAATGAAATCTAGAAGTCCCTTTCTATTAGAAGACTTCGAGAATAATCCTtgccacaaagaaaaataagaaatataaaactgACGTTATTTAGCCAGCTTTAAAATGTACCTACCTGTACTAGGCTTGTTTCTTGTTCCTTGGACTTTCTGGGATTTTGGAGGAATGGGGAGTTTAGGAACACTTCTGTTACAGACAGGTGCTGCTAAAGGCATATGCAGGACCTggataaaaaaaaacttcacattaAAGTATGCTCAAAATGTTCCACTACTCCATTTTTAGCCCACAGCAATCAAAATGTTACCTGTCTGGGAGGAGCTGGAAAAGTATTTCCATTTTGTCCTACTACTGATACAGGAATCATTCCTACCATCCCTTGGAGCACAGGCTGGACTGGAGAGGCAATTATAATAGCagatcctaaaattaaaaataataaagggcttttttttttttactcataatAATCCTTATTAACACCCTGCAATTGATTCTATAAAATTATacttccttctatctttcctcTTGGAAACAGCCCAGAATATGTCTTAATTTAGAGGTGGCAAGTGGAGATAGGTACAAAATGaatactgttttgttttctttcttaacatTTGAGAAAtctgattttatcagtggaatatTCTCCCCTGCAATTCCTCTCTGGTTTCATGAGTATTTGTAGCTAAAAAAAAATCGTTACTTGGTGGCCAGATTTCTAGTGATGAGCTTTTCTGAATTTTGCTAAACTTGTTATTGGAAGATATTTCAAGGCTTCTActtgaagtctttccagatcAGTCAGACATGAAAGAGTTTGTACTTTACTGACATAGtctttgagaactcacattcacctTCATGCCAATGTAAGGCATCTTTATAGAACTTAAAGTAGTTTTTGTACTGCTTTCATTTAAATCCTAAATGCCATAGGAACTATATTAActaaataagattttagaaatagagGACCAAATCATAATAATCCTCTTGAAGGAGATaagtattaaagaaaattttatttgccTAGGTAGGTTATCAACAATGTTTTTGAACATGGTTCTGCTAAAGTCACCTGGGGAGTCAAACCATTGCTACCACCTTTCCTCAGACTCTCATGAAAAAAGCACCTTAACCCCTATAGCCTGGGTAACAGCACTGCCACCCAAACCATCAGCCCTTCTTTTGTCCTAGCCCTAATAGTAATGATCACACTGGAGAAAAGACTTGCCCTTTCTGTTGACCCCCTACTATTAATGGAAAGATAAGCTCAAGGATTGTAACAGCAATAATGTTACCTCTAACCATCTTCCAGTCCAGGAATTATTCAAGGAAATAATCTCTGTGAAATAACCTAGCTACTACTTTTGTAGCTGCTGTTGTTTCTGTTCTCTCAATAGCCACATAAACTAAAAACCTGGAAAAGAAAGTTTACCACCCTTTTTAAAGTCCTTGCTACTATGAAATAGTCTTAACTCCAGAAATGGTTTTCCCTCTTAATGGAAATGACACTAAATAAGATGAATCATTACTTGCTTTGCTGAAGTACCCCTATGAACCATATGGCTTGTCCAACTGATCTGCAACTTCCTTCCTATTAAAACAAGAGGTCCTGGAaacagggactgtcttgcttgtctatttatatccctagtactGAGCACAATACTTTGCACATAGGAAGCacttagtaaatttatttattcattcccaCATTTTATTCACATGGGCAAAAAAAGCTTTCCAACCAATGAATGCAAACCCATCAACTTTactggaaaaacaataaaaaacagtATGGTTTACTAAAATTTGTAAGTAAATATCACCATTGAATACAAAAGTTAATACACTTATTTAATTATTCGGGGATTAATTAGTAGCCTGTCACCTCTACCTGGAATATCCATACCCAAATGACACCTTGTGAACTCTACACTGAGTTCCCCAGATctgactcatttttaaaaaaacaattcaagttgTCCCTGCCTGTTCCTGTATAAGGCCTAGACTCATTGCCATGTAGTTTTTAGCAACTATGGTTTTTCTAATTAAGACCACACAAGCTCTCCAACAAGGGAccatgtcagattttttttttttattattctccaCAGCAAAGAAATATTCCATGTACAGATTTATAGTAGGAACTcaataaatatgttaattattcaGTCTCTTTTGCATAGTTTGTCAGTACTGTTAggtgtaactggggaaaaaaaaagtaaaactcaaAAACATTTCACTTTGGTTAGTGGTTCTGCAAAACAGGTGTAGTTAGAGAaattggataaaataaaaatgtgaatataATCATGATGATCTTTTGAGgatttcatttacttattttacttttagtTAATTAAACCTATTCCCACCCAAGGATAAAGCTGATTTCATTCTAGAAAGATACCACCAAAATATTCTTAGAATTACCTTGTGAAAAATTAGGTGATACTGCCTGGTTCACTGCAAACATACTGTTTGATCTTGGAGGAGTCTGTAACTGTTGTGGTGGTGGGGGCTGCGCACCTATAGGTGCAGAATTGTTAGGTAACACTACAACATTAGACTGAGTGACAGCTGTTCCCAAGGTTGTTGGATCAGTCACACAGGTAGCTATCAGAATATTATTGGAATTGCCAAAAGTTGTGCTTGTTGCTGGCATCAACTGTATAAATCCTCCATCCTGAGATACACTTGGTGTGATGGCTGTTGAAAATGCACTGCAATCATCATTCTGTATGTTATTTGTTATAGTGTCTTTAGGTTTGAGCACTAAAAGGCTCTGTTCTACTAATGTTGAGTCCCCTACTTTTTCAGCAGATAAAACAGTATTTGAAGTTTCTTCTGAAGTCAAACATTTAACTAATCCTACATTTTTGACTGGCGATTTTGCTGGAGAAGATAAGATTATAGTAGGCAAGTTTTCCCCAGTGATGCTGGAAACAGCATTGTTTAGCTCTGTATCTGTAGAGACAAATGGGTCATCACTTATGATAATTTTGAGTGATACTATGTTTGATGGATCTACTTCAGTTGAGGAATCTTTAGAATGTTCATATTCACCAGTACTTTGAGGTTCAGTATTAATCTCTCCCACTGAAGAACACAGGGATTCCGAGGGAACAGAATGACTATATTCTGTAGGATTACTCTCAGTGGGCATTATTTCAATCTCTCTACAGTCAACACTTTTGCTAGGGGATAGAAGAACACCACCACCATCTTCTTTTACAGAAGATGATGGTTCTTGTGATTCCAATGCTATTTCCTCTGAGTTAGAGGGCTCTGATGGCAAACCTTTACTTTCCAAATGATGTGAATCCACAAAAGATTGACTACTAGATGGTTTGCTGGAAGTGACAGATTCTTCCAGAGGACCCTCTACTTTGTGTTGATCAGACAAATTTAAACCTGAACTGTGAACAGAGCCAAGTAAGACTGTATTGTTTGAAGAATCATCTAAGCAATCAGAAGACTGATGTGATGCAATGGGCAAAATATCGTTTGTTTCGATTTTATTCTGCTGCATTTCACTACAATCGGGTGACTTGGAGCTatgaaaaatagttttaagtTTTACAGAATCACTGGGACTTTCACAACACTGGTTTTTTTGAGATGATTTTCCAGTTAATGAAATATTTGGTAAAAAATGGTTTGAATTTTTCCCATggcttgttaaattttcattgcttTCTGCTACTTCATCAAGGGAAGCAAATGAAGCCAGAGGCAAATTGGACTGATCAGGATGTAGTTCAGATGTATTTGGGGTATTAGACACTGAAGAGTCCTTTCCAATTTCCAAagccatttcattttcattagatAGTTGATTTGTGTACAATTCTGTACATTGTTCATTGCATTCAGGACCAGAATTTCCTCTTTGGTTAAAGTCATTCAAATTAGGCACAGATTCAAAGGTGATTTCAAGGTTACACCTCTGTTCAGAAGCAACACAGGAGGgtgctttaaatgtttctttctgtAGGGTAGATCCCATTGGGACACACTGTTCTTGGGTTTCCTGTTTCTTAAGATGATCATCACCATTGCCATCCTTCAAAGCACATGATGTTTCTTCAGTATGATAGTCTGTACAAAATGTAGACTCAACAGAGTGGTCATCTGCAAAACAGTAGGGTAACTTAGATTATCACAAAATAAGGAGATTTTCAGGTATTGAAGAGGCTTTGTtcactatatatattattttattaatgaactGATCATCTTTTTCTCACCAGTATACTCTTAAGAAACTGTTTTGTTCTAAAACTCTTATGAGTATCTTTCTATCTTTACCAATCACAATTCTAACTTTTATCATCTAACAGggtaaaaaaatgttaaaattctaCCAGGGAAAAAGAGAGACTGTTATCATCTGATAACTGTCATGTATCAAATATTGGTCCTAGTCATATGCAATGTAAGTATATTTACAGGGTACATATATAAGACTTAGCACGCTACCAGCCAAATTACACTTTGCTTAGTATAAGTTTGTTAAAGCACAAAATAATGtgttttgctttgattttgtttttaaagttctttaaaaaactcTTACTGGCCAAGAAAAGTGTTAAGAAGTTTTGAGTATTAATAACTAGAAGACTTGCCCTACTTATTCCaacacttttcttttctcttatttctccctTGTTCAATTTTTTCTAGTCAAGCTATTTCCTTATAATGAACTTTTCTATGACTCTCTTTATCTTCTTCCCATCTTTAAAATCTTTCAGACTAGCAGTTGTAATTACTTATGTTGCTGAAAACCCTTCAGAACCAGGGAAACAAAAGTGGTAATTTCTATAATCATCAAGTATTTATCAAAAATCTAATTTATGTGCCTTTATACAATGGAAATTAAAAATTTCCATGAAATTTGGATTACAATCTCAGCCTTCTAGAAGAAATAACACTGAAATTGACAAACAAAAAGTATACATAGtaagcagaattttaaaaattggaatatatGAGTAGCCCAtcataatatttgcattttactATCATATGTATTAAAGTAAGATACATAATAgggtttaggaaaaaaaactaaatactTTGGAAAAAGAAGCAGTGTGGAttttgtatttaggatatacacACAAGGTTAGGAGCAACAAGTCCTTCTCTGATATGAGGAAATATTCTAAAGGaaataagaaacataaaataGTCTGATTAAGGGAGGCAGGGAATGTAGTAAAAATAGCCTTGCATATATATTAAGGAAGAAACTTCTCATACTAtagtatagtgaaaagagcagaaacaAAGATTCAGAAAATGAATTCTAGTTTTGTTTATTCTATTAATTGTATGACTGTCAAGTTATTTCATCTAGCTTTGAGCTTTAGTTTCCCATTTGGGTGGATGAAATAATTTCTAGCTAATTTCCTGTAAACTCTGAAAATCTATGATATAATGACAACAAAACTAAGGAACTGGAAATAAGCATactcagaaaaataaaggagagggttggaatatagataaataagagaaataaaagtataagaaaaatttttgacaagaaatattgatgaaaatttgaaattaaacaataaaaatctggaaagtcatTATAAGGTTTTAAGGAGGGTGGtatcataaacaaaacaaaaagataatttctgtAGTATTGATAAGTTAGGAGAATGTATTAGACAGATGGATTCTAAGCAGAGAATCTGACTCAATTTTAACTAGTATTTGTTACATGCTTACTAGGAGATACTGTTCATAGACTGAGTTTGGTGGCATAGTCATAAGGACAAGATTGGCTATGGGAAGTAGCATAAagttataatgaaaagaaatctaattaatatttaataaaaatccaGGAACTAGTGATTTCAGACAAATTTCAGACATGAGAGTTCAATAATTTTATACTTAAAATAGTTTCTGTGGAACTAGGTGCAGTATTTTCCTCTGCAGAAGAGGACATCAAAGGGACAAAAACGTAATTTATTTACATAAACTTTTGTATTAAATGACATATAAATTAGAGATTTTAGAAACTAAGAATTAAAATATGGATTGAGAATATTAATAGATACTTACTAGATTGTTCAGTTCCAAAAGTGTTTCCAACTGCTAGATTAGTTTCCTCTACTAGAACATTCTGATTGGTTTCCAAATGCTGATTAGAAATACCTTGTGATATGCTCTTATTATTCTTTGCTTTACCTTTTCAAAATAGGAAAACAGTTATGTATAATTCAATCCTGATTAAACAGACAAACATTAGGAAGAATGGAACAATTTATGCTgctttagaaaaaaagtaaattcaaacTTCAGTTGCAGAAGACATTTCctcttgctttttaaattatgtatgGTATTTTATGTAAATTCATAGATTTCCTCCAAAATGGCaagaaatttgaaaggaaaaaattgaaatcttttgttgcttttttacAACCCGACCTTGCTTGAAAAAGAGCTGGGCAAATGACAGGATTTCAACAAGTACTAGACAAAATTTTCTACAATAGtttaataaaaagctttgatctaCAATGAACTTGtcttacatgtatacatatattgtatttaacatatactttaatatatataaacatgtattggtcaacctgctgtctgggggagggggtagggggaaaaagggaaaaaattctaacaaaaggtcttgcaattgtcaatgctgaaaaattacccatgcatatatcttgtaaataaaaagctataaaaacaacaacaaacaaacaaaaatgaacttGTCTTAGCCGAAGTTCCTTTAGTTTAGAGATCATAATTAAAATGTACTGTATTTGCTGAAATGGAAGGAAAAGCTTATTTGAGATAATTTGAGAAGATACTATTGATATTtcttaaagaactggaaaaaaatctaattaactaaagcaaaacaaaaacaaaaaaccaaaaccaaaacaaaacaaagactaATTAATTGCCTGAAATGTTTTACCATaatcaaataaatcaaaaagggCCTGAAATGCAGGGTCTGACTCTGTTTGCTCCAAGATATCCTGTATAGCCTCTTCAGACATATGGATTTCACTCTGGAAAGATTGAAAATACAATAATTACAAGTCTAATGAAAATGAACATAGCAACAAAAGAATTAGTTAAGAGTTGTTGAAAAACTAATATATTCAAAAAACTTGTAGAATATAACATACTTCAAGAATTATATTGTTTACATCTCAGCCCACGTTTAAACAGTGGAAATGACAACACCACTGAGAAGGACAGAAAGATAAAAGCATAAATTCAGTGCTTAATTCGTTAAGGGAGCAGCTTTCCCTCAACTTTTCTTCTCATATAAGATAATTTCCCCTGAATCAATCATCTAttcttttctcattgtttctCTACTTTCATTCTATTGTGTGGTAGAAGACCTGttttcaaagagatcaaatctCATTCTGAATTTTTAAGTAATGTGCACAAAAGGTGCAATGTACGagtatatctatattttattattgaaatgATAGCCATATGACCACTAATGCTTATTCTGTGCTAAGAATTAGAGATATAAGTATAAGCAATATCTATACTTTCTTTTACAAGATACTGCTAAGTTTTATCAAGTATCAAAGCACTATCATTAGTCAAGGTAATAAATGGCATACACTCTCAAATCAGGTGCTAGCCTttgaaagaaaactttaaaaaaactaaatcatTACTCTGATACAAATTTTAATGAACACTAATTAATTTTTAGAGCCTAGAAATGTTTCCAAAGTTCTCAACAACCTGGTACTGGCATTTACTgtatcttaaaaatatttctccagAGAGGTTGCTCCTCTGAACTGGTTAATATCGCACGTATTCCACACACTTGAAAAATAAACAGACCCTTCTACTTTGTCACAATGCTTGTACTATTAAGCATACTTTAACTTCACTTCCATGTAGTCAGTCATtcgatgtgaaaaaaaaatgatgagatttaaaaaccaaaaaatgaataaacattccACATAGTTACTTTAAAGGTTGCTGGctaatttctattatttaataactgtttccctttttgaagagaaaatataCCACAAGTCTAAAGAACCAGTCCtgaaataataatggtgataaaatTAAAGGTCTAATAATTCATAGATTAATAAGTAAATTTATACAGAAACCTGTAAGAATCAGTGCAAACATAAAGAACATTTTATACTTTGAGCgtgcatgcatgcacatacatacatacatatacacacatacaccctcacactctcactctctctctctcatctatatTTGTACATGCCTGAAGTCCCAGGATTTCATCAATTGAAGCTTCTTGTTCAGTAGGATTGCTATCTGCTTGCTTGGGTACTTGAGCAATGTTACTGTCACTGGAACCAACATAAGACATATTTTAAGCACAAATATTTTAGATTGGATAAGATTAGTTTGATATTTTGATTTATGTCTTACCTAATCAagaatttgttaatattttctgcAAGTTTCTCTTGTAGAGATTTGTTGCTTAGTATTTTTTCTCTGGCATTTTCAATAACCATttgctgaaaaaagaaaatatcaaaaattattaaaaggccacaaaaaagaaactttataataattttagtGGAATTACTAGATGTCAACTAAATAGTTAAATTCTGGGATGAGACTGAAGTTAGTGATAACTTCTTCCCAATGAATTTTGTTTAGGGAGCAGCTCTGTCAACCTTTCTTCCCAGATGAGACAATTTCCCCTTCACCAGTCacctattttcccattttttctcttaatagtATACTTCCATTATTTTGAAGAAGGTCTGTTTTCAAAGAGACCAAGTctcattctgaattttaaaataatgtgcaGATAAGGTACACTGtgatatgaatacatatatattttgatactGAAATGATAGTCATATGACCACTAATGCTTTGGAACAGTGGATTTCCACAACAGGAAAATAAATGCTACTAGTTACTTAACAGAGAACTTAAGAATCCTATTATCATTATGAATAATTAAGATGTATTATTACATTACATTGTTAATCTAAGAACTTAGTGTCACTTGTTTTCAGATTTCTGTCCAATTATTCATgatattgttgggtttttttttttgaaaggacaTACTAACCATAATGCTGCAATGATTATCACAACAAATGAGTTTTTAATCAGAATTTTAGTTTATCAAATTTAgattattaaatatctaataaTGTTTTCATCAATAAAGACTATATTTAATCACAATGTCTACTACCAATACTACATAAGGATTAAAAGAAGAGTTGAATGAATACAATGCTTTGGAATTAGGGTTCACTTACTTTTTCTACTGTAAATGCATTTGGATCCTGAAAATTTCTAACTGTGGACTGAGGTCCAGAAAACGTGatgttttttctttgagattcactgaaacatataaaaaaagacttttattaaGTCTGGTAATGCCTTTCTACAAACTTTAATACAACAAAtattaagttatttttgttttgatcatCATCATTAATCTGATGCCTCGTTGTAGCTTTTCGTGGGTATGGCAGGAAAATACAAGATCAGATATGTCCCTAGAAGGGTTTTCAGAAGGGGTCTATGACAGGGGGCTGTATGTTACCTGATGACTTCAGAAAAAGGCCTAATCACCAAGTTAATTATCATCCTCCAAATTAGCAACAAATTATTCCCTCTCAAAGAGCTCTAATTttttgacattaattcttctggtAGTCTTTTTGCTTTGGGGCCACTATTTTTGATGAATGCAAAGTATTCAGCTTGGAAGGGATATATCTAtaatcagtccagcactctgcagCACATATTGTCTTTCTCAATCTCACATTCTGTCTGTCTCCATATtcagtctattaaatgccaatgtttgctgtGAGGATATATTCATGAAGTTTCACTGAAGTTAGGTAAAGGGAATATAGTATTGGTGTAGAGGTAGTCATAAGATGCACATATCTTTAACAGT
Proteins encoded in this region:
- the LOC127554955 gene encoding protein NPAT isoform X2, with product MKRQRKFASQAVTINSELSSLPYQTGQYASNPLAATQVIRPMNQNTTQFRTNSAFVSQPPDNITTTDSLHIVVPVPQERKIHSSLMSPGRRKSESQRKNITFSGPQSTVRNFQDPNAFTVEKQMVIENAREKILSNKSLQEKLAENINKFLISDSNIAQVPKQADSNPTEQEASIDEILGLQSEIHMSEEAIQDILEQTESDPAFQALFDLFDYGKAKNNKSISQGISNQHLETNQNVLVEETNLAVGNTFGTEQSNDHSVESTFCTDYHTEETSCALKDGNGDDHLKKQETQEQCVPMGSTLQKETFKAPSCVASEQRCNLEITFESVPNLNDFNQRGNSGPECNEQCTELYTNQLSNENEMALEIGKDSSVSNTPNTSELHPDQSNLPLASFASLDEVAESNENLTSHGKNSNHFLPNISLTGKSSQKNQCCESPSDSVKLKTIFHSSKSPDCSEMQQNKIETNDILPIASHQSSDCLDDSSNNTVLLGSVHSSGLNLSDQHKVEGPLEESVTSSKPSSSQSFVDSHHLESKGLPSEPSNSEEIALESQEPSSSVKEDGGGVLLSPSKSVDCREIEIMPTESNPTEYSHSVPSESLCSSVGEINTEPQSTGEYEHSKDSSTEVDPSNIVSLKIIISDDPFVSTDTELNNAVSSITGENLPTIILSSPAKSPVKNVGLVKCLTSEETSNTVLSAEKVGDSTLVEQSLLVLKPKDTITNNIQNDDCSAFSTAITPSVSQDGGFIQLMPATSTTFGNSNNILIATCVTDPTTLGTAVTQSNVVVLPNNSAPIGAQPPPPQQLQTPPRSNSMFAVNQAVSPNFSQGSAIIIASPVQPVLQGMVGMIPVSVVGQNGNTFPAPPRQVLHMPLAAPVCNRSVPKLPIPPKSQKVQGTRNKPSTVPGKLTTSLGDSLSHPVGFHTHRTLIPEKNLATDLGKKLEDTTIPLSTDSTVSAVKPHESHRRVLCFDTSPGVNTQGSNTKTLSQNKERNDIPFVTVDPPTVSSSIVKSSLNIKKEREKSSGPKILSQSETASSRNTAVKETQPEKKNSLAGLVLDSFHKATANKENELQRDVERQKNQEATKLSNGHQNSPLWNDKTSAASVQELTKKQGPSGNSKNTVSTGTLSKELKREQTKSASPLTKNSVEKLHDLHWHSPTNRLPSSGDLPIPRTPGSGIGEKHKEEACDSIQTSSTRRFTDENGTPKGMIPPATPDLPACSPASETGSENSVNMAAHTLMILSRAAISRTTSKPLKDNTQQFRSSRSTTKKRKLEDLDECDRTARSSNKNLPNSTVQVKKKKIKKKKLPNSFPAGMDVDKFLLSLHYDE
- the LOC127554955 gene encoding protein NPAT isoform X1, with product MLLPSDVARLVLGYLQQENLISTCQTFILESSNLKEYAEHYTDEGFIPACLLSLFGKNLTTILNEYVAMKAKETTNDVPAMMSSLWKKLDHTLSQIRSMQSSPGFAANQRARTRSGIAEMKRQRKFASQAVTINSELSSLPYQTGQYASNPLAATQVIRPMNQNTTQFRTNSAFVSQPPDNITTTDSLHIVVPVPQERKIHSSLMSPGRRKSESQRKNITFSGPQSTVRNFQDPNAFTVEKQMVIENAREKILSNKSLQEKLAENINKFLISDSNIAQVPKQADSNPTEQEASIDEILGLQSEIHMSEEAIQDILEQTESDPAFQALFDLFDYGKAKNNKSISQGISNQHLETNQNVLVEETNLAVGNTFGTEQSNDHSVESTFCTDYHTEETSCALKDGNGDDHLKKQETQEQCVPMGSTLQKETFKAPSCVASEQRCNLEITFESVPNLNDFNQRGNSGPECNEQCTELYTNQLSNENEMALEIGKDSSVSNTPNTSELHPDQSNLPLASFASLDEVAESNENLTSHGKNSNHFLPNISLTGKSSQKNQCCESPSDSVKLKTIFHSSKSPDCSEMQQNKIETNDILPIASHQSSDCLDDSSNNTVLLGSVHSSGLNLSDQHKVEGPLEESVTSSKPSSSQSFVDSHHLESKGLPSEPSNSEEIALESQEPSSSVKEDGGGVLLSPSKSVDCREIEIMPTESNPTEYSHSVPSESLCSSVGEINTEPQSTGEYEHSKDSSTEVDPSNIVSLKIIISDDPFVSTDTELNNAVSSITGENLPTIILSSPAKSPVKNVGLVKCLTSEETSNTVLSAEKVGDSTLVEQSLLVLKPKDTITNNIQNDDCSAFSTAITPSVSQDGGFIQLMPATSTTFGNSNNILIATCVTDPTTLGTAVTQSNVVVLPNNSAPIGAQPPPPQQLQTPPRSNSMFAVNQAVSPNFSQGSAIIIASPVQPVLQGMVGMIPVSVVGQNGNTFPAPPRQVLHMPLAAPVCNRSVPKLPIPPKSQKVQGTRNKPSTVPGKLTTSLGDSLSHPVGFHTHRTLIPEKNLATDLGKKLEDTTIPLSTDSTVSAVKPHESHRRVLCFDTSPGVNTQGSNTKTLSQNKERNDIPFVTVDPPTVSSSIVKSSLNIKKEREKSSGPKILSQSETASSRNTAVKETQPEKKNSLAGLVLDSFHKATANKENELQRDVERQKNQEATKLSNGHQNSPLWNDKTSAASVQELTKKQGPSGNSKNTVSTGTLSKELKREQTKSASPLTKNSVEKLHDLHWHSPTNRLPSSGDLPIPRTPGSGIGEKHKEEACDSIQTSSTRRFTDENGTPKGMIPPATPDLPACSPASETGSENSVNMAAHTLMILSRAAISRTTSKPLKDNTQQFRSSRSTTKKRKLEDLDECDRTARSSNKNLPNSTVQVKKKKIKKKKLPNSFPAGMDVDKFLLSLHYDE